From a region of the Cololabis saira isolate AMF1-May2022 chromosome 8, fColSai1.1, whole genome shotgun sequence genome:
- the LOC133448317 gene encoding zinc finger protein GLI1-like, translated as MPVDMQPHQGLYYYETSPCQPSRGLVSSDQSPYSDVSSLRAPHLDGPPQECHGMYNPMANMTHGSGSGPGQGNGHCLDQYMRPPQAPPPHSMMGHRGMPPTDGCNSTPYCNQNNIMSSHHSFCQVQPGSDQIGSGDGSRFSTPRSMLKLSKKRALSISPLSDASVDLQTVIRTSPNSLVAFVNSRCNPNGASSYGHLSVSAMSPSLGYSSNMNCQSRQQGSMYGGGGTPLGPPGPCQASRLPPHNPRLHAAPKHGHLKTEPGLDGINVKTLEERSEGDVASPSSTGTQDPLLGLLDGRDDLDKDDGKPEPEAVYETNCRWESCNKEFDTQDQLVHHINNEHIHGEKKEFVCHWQECSREQRPFKAQYMLVVHMRRHTGEKPHKCTFEGCNKAYSRLENLKTHLRSHTGEKPYVCEHEGCNKAFSNASDRAKHQNRTHSNEKPYVCKIPGCTKRYTDPSSLRKHVKTVHGPEAHITKKHRGDTGPRLPGLAMTPGAPNSELLQEKEETRREDCKLLAPETALKSQPSPGGQSSCSSERSPLGSTNNNDSGVEMNLNAAGSLEDLTGLEDGVLAGGGGGEPGTMGMSAQALKRLENLKIDKLKQTRRPTPPGRCTGNKLPAISGPGENMGMCAPSPILSNRRVMELSNHELGGGTIACSSNDRRGSGTSSLSSAYTVSRRSSMVSPYLSSRRSSEVSQMGGTTGGGCHLLSPEEAGRDPLSPESSRRGAPCPGGRGLPSLPNLTPAQQYSLKAKYAAATGGPPPTPLPNMEQQPVTPGRRGVLSEYQGQPLPPFLHPAGPRRHSANTEYGTGVIYPHQAPGNNTRRASDPVRSVADPQTLPKRFNSLSNVAMMGRRNALQLRGSDSSLARHMYSPRPPSITENVMMEAMGMEPHLGPVDGRDRSMMISSGERNFMGYQRQSQTLVVDGAISNQLSPSHDSLSCPDPGNMQQHYQGQGVEVASRVGGNLMGQTRPTQPEGMSNALLQQAEYSMSTCQLSPSGPHYPNIGQGGDTRGPWNETHNQVQTSGHAFQNRQTMMYSDPNLQAQQTQAHFNDQTALYTSSDGTHKLIIKPEQQFHPGMGDRESCQSSKLQQQQILLQQAQGYPQQTAQVMMRNSNNPTCDFQGPNQNSFPGGGGGGGGGGGGGGGLSLGCAGSALADGQRSETPMMQVKEMMVRNYVQSQQALMWEHQQEQQQPSGIKPPPLSDNMNLSCQTAMMQQSPQHQNQNFYSNQTYPSYPNQNLVMNARVSGSVASKDQQLAGLQGSCYNQEMVQVPRPPQGRKPLSRQNSLSQAGPGAGAGYLGSPPHLSPAHSTSSPRRGVRLPPVQHPQHPQNEIFSPSNNNNNMYYSAQINMDLGKQMEPANGPCLNQQHSMGSSLDPVGGTKPSPMTPYPVSGPISNALENLDLDNARIDFTSIIDDADTSSFSPVNNPLPGQPGSSSQASSRLTTPQTSVSLAPGSGLSNMAVGDMTSMLTSLAGENKYLNTLS; from the exons CCTAGTATCATCAGACCAGTCTCCCTACAGCGATGTGTCTTCGCTGCGCGCCCCGCACCTCGACGGCCCTCCCCAGGAATGCCACGGCATGTACAATCCCATGGCCAACATGACTCACGGATCAGGGTCGGGGCCCGGCCAGGGGAACGGCCACTGCCTGGATCAATACATGAGGCCCCCCCAGGCTCCTCCACCGCACAGTATGATGGGCCACCGGGGCATGCCGCCCACAGATG GCTGCAATAGCACCCCCTACTGtaaccaaaacaacatcatgTCATCACATCACAGCTTCTGTCAGGTCCAGCCCGGCTCAGATCAGATCGGCTCAGGTGACG GCTCGAGGTTCTCCACCCCTCGCTCCATGCTGAAGCTGAGTAAAAAGAGAGCGCTGTCCATCTCTCCTCTGTCTGACGCCAGTGTGGACCTGCAGACGGTCATCCGAACCTCGCCCAACTCTCTCGTGGCCTTCGTTAACTCTCGCTGCAACCCCAACGGCGCCAGCTCTTATGGTCATCTCTCTGTGAGCGCCATGAG TCCGTCGCTGGGTTATTCCAGCAACATGAACTGCCAGTCCCGACAGCAGGGGTCCATGTACGGAGGGGGGGGGACGCCTCTGGGCCCGCCGggcccctgccaagcctctcgTTTACCTCCCCACAACCCTCGACTCCACGCTGCGCCCAAGCACGGACAT CTGAAGACAGAGCCTGGGCTGGACGGCATCAACGTGAAGACGCTGGAGGAGAGGTCGGAGGGAGACGTGGCCAGTCCTTCTTCCACCGGCACGCAG GACCCGCTGCTGGGCCTGCTGGACGGCAGGGATGACCTGGACAAGGACGATGGGAAGCCTGAGCCGGAGGCCGTCTATGAGACCAACTGTCGGTGGGAAAGCTGCAACAAGGAGTTCGACACGCAGGACCAGCTAGTTCAT CACATCAACAACGAGCACATCCACGGGGAGAAGAAGGAGTTCGTGTGTCACTGGCAGGAGTGCTCTCGAGAACAGAGGCCGTTCAAAGCCCAGTACATGCTGGTGGTTCACATGCGCAGACACACCGGAGAGAAGCCACACAAGTGCACT TTTGAAGGCTGTAATAAAGCCTACTCTCGCCTGGAGAACCTGAAGACCCACCTGCGCTCTCACACTGGGGAGAAACCGTACGTGTGTGAACATGAAGGCTGCAACAAAGCCTTCTCCAACGCTTCAGACCGGGCTAAGCATCAGAACCGAACTCATTCCAATGAG AAACCTTACGTCTGTAAGATCCCTGGTTGCACTAAACGATATACTGATCCGAGCTCCCTGCGCAAGCATGTGAAGACGGTGCACGGCCCCGAGGCCCACATCACCAAGAAGCATCGAGGAGACACCGGCCCCCGACTCCCCGGCTTAGCCATGACTCCTGGAGCCCCAAACTCTGAACTCCTGCAGGAGAAAGAAGAGACACGCAGAGAAGACTGCAAACTACTGGCCCCCGAGACTGCTCTG AAATCCCAACCAAGCCCTGGCGGTCAGTCGTCCTGCAGCAGCGAGCGCTCCCCGCTGGGGAGCACCAACAACAATGACAGCGGTGTGGAAATGAACCTCAACGCCGCTGGCAGCTTGGAGGATCTAACAGGGTTGGAAGATGGAGTtttggctggaggaggaggaggggagccGGGAACAATGGGAATGTCGGCTCAGGCTCTGAAAAGGCTGGAGAACCTGAAGATTGACAAGCTGAAGCAAACCCGCAGGCCCACCCCACCTGGACGTTGCACGGGCAACAAACTTCCCGCCATTTCTG GTCCAGGAGAGAACATGGGAATGTGTGCACCTTCTCCAATCCTGTCTAATCGACGCGTTATGGAGCTGTCCAACCACGAGCTGGGAGGAGGAACGATCGCCTGCTCCAGCAACGACCGGAGGGGCAGCGGCACCAGCAGCCTGAGCTCCGCCTACACCGTGAGCCGTCGTTCCTCCATGGTGTCCCCCTACCTGTCCAGCCGGCGCTCCAGCGAGGTCTCGCAAATGGGAGGAACGACGGGCGGAGGGTGTCACCTTCTGAGCCCAGAAGAAGCTGGAAGAGACCCACTCTCTCCCGAGAGCAGTCGCAGAGGCGCTCCGTGTCCCGGGGGGAGAGGATTACCAAGCCTTCCTAATTTAACGCCCGCTCAGCAATACAGCCTGAAGGCTAAATACGCCGCGGCGACCGGTGGGCCGCCACCTACTCCTTTACCCAACATGGAGCAGCAGCCGGTTACTCCGGGCAGAAGAGGTGTGTTGAGCGAGTACCAGGGGCAGCCCCTGCCTCCTTTCCTTCATCCGGCCGGTCCTCGCAGGCACAGCGCCAACACAGAATACGGTACGGGCGTCATCTACCCTCACCAGGCTCCGGGGAACAACACCAGACGAGCCAGTGATCCGGTTCGATCGGTAGCAGACCCGCAAACTCTTCCCAAGCGCTTCAATAGCTTGAGTAACGTGGCCATGATGGGCCGCAGGAACGCGCTGCAGCTCCGCGGCTCCGACAGCAGCCTGGCCCGTCACATGTACTCCCCTCGGCCGCCGAGCatcacggagaacgtcatgatggAAGCCATGGGCATGGAGCCCCACCTCGGCCCTGTAGACGGCAGAGATCGCTCCATGATGATTAGCTCCGGGGAAAGAAACTTCATGGGCTACCAGAGACAGAGTCAGACCCTTGTGGTCGACGGTGCTATTTCAAACCAGCTCTCGCCGAGCCACGACTCTCTGAGCTGCCCCGATCCCGGTAACATGCAGCAACACTACCAGGGCCAGGGCGTGGAAGTCGCCTCCAGGGTTGGGGGAAATCTAATGGGCCAGACGAGACCTACTCAGCCAGAGGGAATGTCAAACGCTCTTCTCCAACAGGCTGAGTACAGTATGAGCACCTGCCAGTTAAGTCCTTCAGGTCCCCATTACCCAAATATTGGCCAAGGTGGCGACACCAGAGGTCCCTGGAACGAGACTCACAACCAAGTCCAAACTTCCGGTCACGCTTTTCAGAACCGGCAAACAATGATGTACTCGGATCCTAATCTGCAGGCTCAGCAAACACAGGCCCACTTCAACGATCAGACGGCTCTCTACACCAGTTCTGACGGAACTCACAAACTCATCATAAAGCCCGAGCAGCAGTTCCATCCTGGCATGGGCGATAGAGAGTCCTGTCAAAGCTCtaagctccagcagcagcagatcctCCTGCAACAGGCGCAGGGTTATCCACAACAAACGGCCCAGGTGATGATGAGGAACTCGAACAATCCCACCTGTGACTTTCAAGGACCGAACCAAAACTCTttccctggtggaggaggaggaggaggaggaggaggaggaggaggagggggattgaGCTTAGGCTGCGCTGGCTCTGCCCTGGCCGACGGCCAAAGGTCGGAAACCCCAATGATGCAGGTGAAGGAGATGATGGTGCGGAATTACGTGCAGTCCCAGCAAGCGCTCATGTGGGAGCACCAacaagagcagcagcagccgagtGGAATCAAACCACCTCCTCTTTCCGACAACATGAATTTGAGCTGTCAGACGGCAATGATGCAGCAGAGTCCCCAACACCAGAATCAGAACTTTTATTCCAACCAGACGTATCCTTCCTACCCCAATCAGAACCTGGTTATGAACGCCCGAGTGTCCGGCTCGGTGGCGTCTAAGGACCAGCAGCTGGCGGGCCTTCAGGGCTCGTGCTACAATCAGGAGATGGTGCAGGTGCCCAGGCCCCCTCAAGGACGGAAACCTCTCAGCCGCCAGAACAGTCTGTCGCAGGCCGGACCGGGGGCGGGGGCGGGCTACCTGGGCAGCCCGCCCCATCTCAGCCCCGCACACTCCACCTCCAGCCCCAGACGGGGCGTCCGCCTTCCTCCGGTCCAGCACCCGCAGCACCCTCAAAACGAAATATTCTCCCcttccaacaacaacaacaacatgtaCTATTCTGCTCAAATAAACATGGATTTGGGGAAACAAATGGAACCCGCAAACGGACCTTGCCTTAACCAGCAGCACAGTATGGGCTCCAGCCTGGACCCCGTAGGGGGAACAAAGCCTTCCCCCATGACTCCCTATCCAGTTTCTGGCCCCATTTCGAATGCCTTAGAAAACCTAGACTTGGACAATGCCCGTATAGACTTCACTTCCATCATCGACGATGCTGATACTTCTTCGTTTAGTCCGGTCAATAATCCCCTCCCGGGCCAGCCAGGATCTTCTTCGCAGGCTTCCTCCCGCCTCACCACCCCACAGACTTCTGTCAGCCTGGCTCCGGGCTCCGGCCTGTCAAACATGGCTGTGGGGGACATGACGTCCATGCTTACCTCACTGGCTGGGGAGAATAAGTATCTGAACACTCTGTCTTAA